CGGACGACACCGCGGACTCGCTGATGCGGGACGCGGACACCGCGATGTACCGGACCAAGGCGGCCGGCCGCGGGAAGTGGACCGTGTTCGACGCGTCCATGCGCGAGGCCGTGCAGGAGCGGCTGGAGATCGAGAGCGCGCTGCGCGCCGCGCTGGCCGGCGACGAGCTGCAGGTGTTCTACCAGCCGATCGTCGACCTGGAGACCGGGCGGCCGCGCGGCGCGGAGGCGCTGGTCCGGTGGGAGCACCCGGAGAAGGGCCCGATCGGGCCGAACGTGTTCATCCCGGTCGCGGAGGAGTCCCGGCTGATCACCGGCATCGGCGCGTTCGTGCTGCGCGACGCCGTGCGGCAGCTGGCCGCGTGGCGGGCCGCGGGCGTGGTCGGCGACGACTTCTGGATGTCGATCAACGTGTCGCCGCGCCAGCTCACCGAGCCGGGCTTCACCGGGATGGTGGCGGAGGCGTTACACACCCACGGCGTACCGGCGCGGTGCGTGGCCCTGGAGATCACCGAGTCGGTGATGGTGGAGGGCGGCGACATCAGCGAGGGCGCGCTGCGTGACCTGCGCGCGCTCGGCGTCTCCATCTCGGTGGACGACTTCGGCACCGGCTTCTCGTCGCTCGGCTACCTGCGGCGCCACCCGGTGACCAGCGTGAAGATCGACCGTTCGTTCGTCTCCGGGCTCGGCGCCAGCAACTCGGACGAGGAGATCGTCCGCGCGGTGGTCGCGATGAGCACCGCGCTCGGGCTGGCCGTGGTGGCCGAGGGCGTGGAGACCACGGCGCAGCGCGACGTGCTCGGCCGGCTCGGCGTGCGGCTCTGCCAGGGCTGGCTGTGGGGGAGGGCGGTGGACGCGCGCGCGTTCGCCGACACGTGGGGCAGCCGGGAGCGCTCGGCAGTCTCTTGATCACGGTCCGAGAGAACGCTCTCAGATTTAGGGTTACTTAGGGCGCAGACCCGTTGACCTGCCATTGTGCGGTTGGACAGACTCGCTTACGTCCAATTCAGCTGAGTCGCCGGAAAATTGGCGACTTGTGTGGTAAGAGGCGGTTTGCACATGGCGTCCCGGAGAAAGTTCCTCGGCCTCGCGGCGATCGGCGCGGTGGCGGTCGGCGCCCCGCTCGTGGCCACGGCCATCAACTCGCGGGCGTTCGCCGCCGACGGTCTGCCGATGACGATCGTCAACTCGTCCGGGACGTTCGGCAACGGCGAGATCTTCGTCTACATCGTGGGCACCGAGCTGGCCACCGGCCGCCAGGGCTACGTCAAGCAGAGCGGCGTCTTCACGCCCTGCTCGCCGTCGGACAACGGTGCGGACGGATTCGCCGACCTGGCCGTGCGCCTGAACGCGACCGGCACCACCACGATCAACCTGCCGAAGATGTCCGGCCGCGTCTACTTCGCGATCAAGGACAAACTGAAGTTCAAGGTCGTCACGGACGGCGCCGGCAACTCCGCGCTGCAGTACCCGGCCGGCTGGGTGGCCAACGACCCCAGCTACCAGGTGCTGCACGACTGCGTCGAGTTCACCCACAGCGACGCCGGCATGTTCTGCAACTCGACCATGGTCGACATGTTCAGCATCCCGCTCGGGATCAAGCTGACCGGGTCGAAGGAGCAGGTCACCGGCGTGCTCAAGCCGGGCGGGCGGGACGCGATCTTCGCGGCGGCACGGGCGCTGCCGGACTTCCGGCGCCTGGTCGTCGGCGACAACCTGCGGGTGATCGCGCCCGGTCACGGCATCGGCGCCGGCCTGTTCTCCGCGTCGTACTTCGACTCCGCGATCGACGAGGTGTGGGCCAAGTACGCCACCACGGACCTCAGAGCCACCACCAACGCGGGTACGTTCACCGGCCGCGTCACCGGCGGGCTGTTCACGTTCGACAAGGGCGTCAAGGCGTTCGCAAAGCCGACCACGAAGGACGTGCTCTTCTGCGACGGTGCGCTGGCCGCCCCGAACGACGGCATCACCGGCCCGGTCGCGGCCATCCTCGGCGCCGGCTTCAACCGGTCCACGCTGATCAGCCAGCCGAACCAGCCGAGCACCGACCCGTCCACGTTCTACCGCGCCCCGATCAGCAACCACTACTCGCGGATCATCCACGAGCAGACGGTGGACGGTAAGGCGTACGGGTTCGCGTTCGACGACGTGGTGGACTTCGCGTCCTACATCCAGGACACCGCGCCGCGGGCGTGGGAGGTGACGATCGAGCCGTTCGGGACCTCGAACCCGAACCCCGGGCCGTCCGCCGCCGCCTCCGCGGT
This genomic window from Catenuloplanes niger contains:
- a CDS encoding beta-1,3-glucanase family protein, producing MASRRKFLGLAAIGAVAVGAPLVATAINSRAFAADGLPMTIVNSSGTFGNGEIFVYIVGTELATGRQGYVKQSGVFTPCSPSDNGADGFADLAVRLNATGTTTINLPKMSGRVYFAIKDKLKFKVVTDGAGNSALQYPAGWVANDPSYQVLHDCVEFTHSDAGMFCNSTMVDMFSIPLGIKLTGSKEQVTGVLKPGGRDAIFAAARALPDFRRLVVGDNLRVIAPGHGIGAGLFSASYFDSAIDEVWAKYATTDLRATTNAGTFTGRVTGGLFTFDKGVKAFAKPTTKDVLFCDGALAAPNDGITGPVAAILGAGFNRSTLISQPNQPSTDPSTFYRAPISNHYSRIIHEQTVDGKAYGFAFDDVVDFASYIQDTAPRAWEVTIEPFGTSNPNPGPSAAASAVATATATATASVPAAGTRSAFSALQAETADAQAGTQVEGSSVAYVANGDWLRFDNVAFGNDPVRQFTVRAASGAPAGVSGLIEVRLDARSAAPVGTIAVGGTGGWQSWRSIAGALGGAGVTGTHTVFLTFASGQPADFVNVDWLQFAR